The genomic region CTTCTCCGACGGCGGGACCGGCTCGAGAGCCGGCAGCCCTTCCCGCTGTCCCGGGGTTCCCCGCTGTCCCGGGGTTCCCCGCTGTCCCGGGGTTCCCCGCTGTCTCGGAGCGGGAGCCCCCGGCCGCGCGTCCCGcagccgccccgcgccgccccgtaCCAGGTTGACGGGGTGGACGTAGCCGTTCTCGTAGCGAtcctcctgcaggagctgccGGAGGTGGGCGATGTAGCTGGACGCCAGGCGCAGGGTGTCCAGCTTGGAGAGCTTGGTGTCGGGCGGCACCCAGGGCAGGCTCGTCTTCAGCCGGGAGAACGCCTTGCTCAGCACCCGCATCCGCGCCCGCTCCCGCGCGTTGGCCGCGTTGCGCTGCGACTGCTTCCCCTCGGCCGGCGGCCCCCGCGGCCCCGACGCCGCCTTCTTgcccccggggccgccgccccgcgcccgctTCCTCTTGCAGCCGccgcccgccggccccgccgcgcagCTGCCCTcgccgtcctcctcctcctcctcctcttcctcctcctcctcctcgtcctcctcctccgccgccgAGGAGTTGTCCCCCGACGGGTAGAGCCGGCCGCGGGGCCGGCGCTTGGCGGCCGCGGGCGGGTATTCCAGCTGCAGCGCCCGCAGGTCCATCCCGGGCAGCTCCTCCGCCTCGCTCCCGGAGCCCGCGGGCATCGCCGCCCCGGGAGGGAGGCGGGGAGGCGGGCGGCGAGGCAGGACCGGCGGGGacgggccgggggtgggggggccgCGGCGGGGGGACGCGCCCCTTGACAGCGCTATATATCGGGTGTCCGCGGAGCGAACCATCTGccggaggggagggaggaggggtaGGACCCGGGCGAGCCCCGCGCCGGGGGCGGCGCCGCTGCGCGCTGCTCCGCGCTCCGGTGCGCCAAGTCAGCCCCGCGGAGCGGGGAGAGCGCGGGGGGATCCGGGAGTCTGTGCGCCCTTGGGAGCGACGCCGCCGGGAGAATCAGCGCTTTCCTCCGGGACGGACCCCTCTCCGCGCCCCGAGGACGGAAAATACCCCCAGGGCTGCCCCCGCAAGGGCGTTTGCGGGGAGGGGGCACGGCGCCCGGGCTCAAGGCGACGGCTCAGCGCGACCCCAACGCGCCTCCATTCGCTCCCCCTCTTGGCTCTTCTTCGAGGCCAGGGGaatttcatagagtcatagaatcacggaatagtttgggttggaagggaccttaaagatcatccagttccaacccccctgccatgggcagggacacctcccaccagaccgggctgcccaaggccccatccaacctggccttgaacacctccagggatggggcagccacagcttctctgggcaacctgtgccacagcctcatcactctcatagtgaagaatttcctccttatagctagcttaaatctgcccctctccagtttatacccattgcccctaatgctatcactacaagcctttgtaaacagtccctccacagctttcttgtaggctcccctCAGGTATTGGAAGAtcgttataaggtctcctcggagccttctctttcccagaAGAACCCCACTCTCTCAGGCTGCCTTTCCCCGCGGGATAAACCCTGTTCACCCGCTTCCCGGGGCGGtcccggggcgggcgggggcaGCCGGAGACTCGGCAGGCAGGGCCGGGGGAGAGGTTTGTAGGGAGAGATGAAAAAAGCCACCGGGAGTGTGTGACTTGTATTTTGATGGTGTCAGTAGCTTGGGGTGAAGCTACAGAAAGTATCAAAGGAATATAACGTGTGCAAGggcttttccttcctcagagCAATTAATTAAAAGCCGATTACCTGGGCTGCATGCAGCTCTGTTTCACGGAGAAAATTAAACGAGACAGCTTTTCGAGCTGTTggcgggttttggtttttgtttgttttggttttggtgtggttttttttttttttcttaagcaaatTCCGTGCTACAGCTTTTGTAGAGTCCACGGGAGAGTGGGGGACCCGGCACCAGAACACTGATACTCAAATTCAACAGgggtaaaaaattaaaaaaaaaagccaacaaaccaACAACCAACAGTTTGTACCCCTCCCACACTCCAAAATATCTCTTCTTTCCAAGATGAGTAACTAACACTTAGTTCTTCACTGGCCTTGACGGCCCTGTCTGGATATGGTTAACCAGAATAAATGTTCAGTTCACAGAAAAGAATCTAATGACTACAGCAGGTGGAAAGATCTTGTCCCACAatctttgctcctggtttttcCCTTCCATTTCCCTCCTGGCCGAGTGGAACCTTCCCGGTTGGTGCCGCACAACTTTCCTGGCACCGTCTGCTGCCTTTTCGCCCAGCGCTTTGCACTTCACTCCCAGCCAACCCTGTGGTCTCATTGAGGGCCAGTCAGTGC from Phaenicophaeus curvirostris isolate KB17595 chromosome 3, BPBGC_Pcur_1.0, whole genome shotgun sequence harbors:
- the MSC gene encoding musculin, whose amino-acid sequence is MPAGSGSEAEELPGMDLRALQLEYPPAAAKRRPRGRLYPSGDNSSAAEEEDEEEEEEEEEEEEDGEGSCAAGPAGGGCKRKRARGGGPGGKKAASGPRGPPAEGKQSQRNAANARERARMRVLSKAFSRLKTSLPWVPPDTKLSKLDTLRLASSYIAHLRQLLQEDRYENGYVHPVNLTWPFVVSGRPDSDTKEVSTASRLCGTTA